The following proteins are co-located in the Eubalaena glacialis isolate mEubGla1 chromosome 14, mEubGla1.1.hap2.+ XY, whole genome shotgun sequence genome:
- the NT5DC4 gene encoding 5'-nucleotidase domain-containing protein 4, giving the protein MACVDGGEPGEPRGETQALEQDWHQRIFVNRSLELGKICCFGFDMDYTLAAYKSPAYETLAFELLLERLVCIGYPHEILRCTYDPAFPTRGLVFDALCGNLLKVDVRGNVLLGTRGFSFLPEAEICSFYPSKFVQRDDLRRFHILITVFHLPETYLYVCLVDFFSGCSRYIKCDTGYQHGNLFMSFRSLFQDVTDAMDNVHHSLCSLLRGCLKEETPEDLEKCVEEDAGIPILLGKMKEVGKVFLATSSYNYTDAILSYLFGAGEAPAPRRPWRSYFNLIVAGMQKPCLFAEGTVLRQVKTDTGKLRVGASMGPHQHCAVYSGGSSDAVCGLLGVQGKDILHVGDHIFGDILKSKKRQGWWTCLVVLELSRELDIWAREQGEPRGASRGHHGHIFPSLLRGFGSDHDNTVLSVVCESRSVLYTRKQRPREVKPFLLTHQPGLRMLTISLTGTHPAQYPQHMDGSSSGLPLISSTEREIRRVTLELDQCYSTMGSLFRCGFRQMLFSSQLMRYADLYTATCLNFLYHPLSSLHRAAPELVGPCRTPLGIPDPPSQKDPLVPSPAKSF; this is encoded by the exons ATGGCCTGTGTGGACGGGGGAGAGCCTGGGGAGCCCAGAGGGGAGACACAGGCCCTGGAGCAGGACTGGCACCAGCG GATTTTTGTCAACCGCAGTCTGGAGCTGGGGAAGATTTGCTGCTTTGGCTTCGACATGGACTACACTctgg CAGCCTACAAGTCCCCGGCCTATGAGACGCTGGCCTTCGAGTTGCTGCTGGAGCGCCTGGTGTGCATCGGGTACCCACACGAGATCCTGCGCTGCACCTACGACCCTGCCTTCCCCACCAG GGGGCTGGTGTTTGACGCGCTCTGTGGAAACCTGCTGAAGGTGGACGTCCGCGGGAATGTGCTCCTGGGCACGCGTGGCTTCTCCTTCCTCCCGGA GGCGGAGATCTGTAGCTTCTACCCCAGTAAGTTCGTTCAGAGGGATGACCTGCGGCGGTTCCACATCCTCATCACGGTCTTCCACCTGCCTG AAACCTATCTCTACGTCTGCCTGGTGGACTTCTTCTCTGGCTGCTCCCGCTACATCAA GTGTGACACCGGTTATCAGCATGGGAACCTCTTCATGTCCTTCCGAAGCCTCTTCCAGGATGTGACGGATGCCATGGATAACGTCCACCATTCG ctctgctCCCTCCTGCGGGGCTGTCTCAAGGAGGAGACCCCGGAAGACTTGGAGAAATGCGTGGAGGAGGAT GCGGGAATCCCCATCCTGCTGGGCAAGATGAAGGAGGTAGGGAAAGTGTTCCTGGCTACCAGCAGCTACAACTACACCGAC GCCATCCTGAGCTACCTGTTTGGCGCCGGTGAGG cccccgccccccgcaggcCCTGGAGGTCCTACTTCAACCTGATCGTGGCGGGCATGCAGAAGCCCTGCTTGTTTGCGGAGGGAACGGTGCTGAGACAGGTCAAGACG GACACGGGCAAGCTCCGCGTGGGCGCCAGCATGGGGCCCCATCAGCACTGTGCCGTCTACTCTGGAG GGTCGTCGGACGCGGTGTGCGGGCTGCTCGGGGTGCAGGGGAAGGACATCCTGCATGTCGGGGACCACATCTTTGGGGACATCCTCAAGTCCAAGAAGCGGCAGGGCTGGtggacttgcctggtggttcTTGAGCTGTCCCGGGAGCTGGACATCTGGGCCcgagagcagggtgagcctcggGGGGCCAGCAGGGGGCACCATGGTCACatcttcccctctctcctgcGGGGGTTTGGTAGTGACCATGATAATACCGTCCTCTCTGTGGTTTGTGAGAGCAGATCTGTTTTATACACGAggaaacagagacccagagaggttaa GCCCTTCCTGCTGACCCACCAGCCTGGACTGAGGATGCTTACCATCTCACTCACGGGCACACACCCAGCCCAGTACCCCCA GCACATGGATGGCAGCAGTTCCGGGCTGCCACTCATCAGCTCCACCGAGAGGGAGATTCGG CGAGTCACCCTGGAGCTGGACCAGTGCTACAGCACGATGGGCAGCCTGTTCCGCTGCGGCTTCCGCCAGATGCTCTTCTCCAGCCAGCTGATGCGCTATGCCGACCTCTACACAGCCACCTGCCTCAACTTCCTGTACCACCCGCTCAGCTCTCTGCACCGGGCGGCCCCGGAGCTGGTGGGTCCCTGCAGAACCCCCCTTGGCATCCCTGACCCTCCGTCCCAGAAGGATCCACTGGTCCCCAGCCCTGCCAAGAGCTTTTGA